From Streptomyces sp. NBC_01460, a single genomic window includes:
- a CDS encoding ABC transporter substrate-binding protein, protein MDRAVQRRFVGLTAAVAALGMTAALSGCGSDTGSGDVTLRMVAADYGTGAENSSQKYWDDVAGKFEEDNPGIKVEVSVYSWKDVDRKVAEMVKAGKAPDIAQIGAYADYAEAGKLYTADEMIAIRTGSNFLPSLTDAGQVDGNLYGLPFVASTRLLFYNKDLFAKAGLGAPQTWDDIQADATTLKQRGVTYPFALPLGQEESQAETLMWLLSGGGGYTDEVGNYDIDSPANIATFRWLTNNLVGKGLTGPVAPAKLDRAKAFDAFTKGEVGMLNGHPTLMQEAEKNGVDVGMVPLPGVDGPTKGSMGVADWMMGFKQNGHRTQIGKFLDFAYKDDNVTAFADQYDLLPVTSSASAAMEADSKHKSLHAFLTALPNSQLPPFGKTSWAQVSETVKERIGSAVEPGGNPEGVLVEIAAKARQAESAE, encoded by the coding sequence ATGGACAGGGCTGTGCAGCGGCGCTTTGTGGGTCTGACCGCGGCGGTGGCCGCACTCGGTATGACGGCGGCGTTGTCGGGGTGTGGTTCGGACACCGGTTCCGGCGACGTCACCCTGCGGATGGTCGCGGCCGACTACGGCACCGGTGCGGAGAACAGCTCCCAGAAGTACTGGGACGACGTCGCCGGGAAGTTCGAGGAGGACAACCCCGGCATCAAGGTCGAGGTCAGCGTCTACTCCTGGAAGGACGTCGACCGCAAGGTCGCCGAGATGGTGAAGGCCGGAAAGGCCCCCGACATCGCGCAGATCGGGGCGTACGCCGACTACGCCGAGGCGGGCAAGCTCTACACGGCCGACGAGATGATAGCCATCCGCACCGGGTCCAACTTCCTTCCCTCGCTCACCGACGCGGGCCAGGTCGACGGCAACCTGTACGGCCTGCCGTTCGTGGCCAGCACCCGGCTCCTCTTCTACAACAAGGACCTCTTCGCCAAGGCGGGCCTCGGCGCCCCGCAGACCTGGGACGACATCCAGGCCGACGCCACCACGCTGAAGCAGCGCGGCGTCACGTACCCCTTCGCCCTGCCGCTCGGCCAGGAGGAGTCCCAGGCCGAGACCCTGATGTGGCTGCTCAGCGGGGGCGGCGGCTACACGGACGAGGTCGGCAACTACGACATCGACTCCCCGGCCAACATCGCGACCTTCCGCTGGCTGACGAACAACCTCGTCGGCAAGGGCCTCACCGGCCCAGTCGCCCCCGCGAAGCTCGACCGGGCGAAGGCCTTCGACGCGTTCACCAAGGGTGAGGTCGGCATGCTCAACGGCCACCCGACCCTGATGCAGGAGGCCGAGAAGAACGGCGTCGACGTCGGCATGGTCCCGCTGCCCGGGGTGGACGGGCCGACCAAGGGCTCCATGGGCGTGGCCGACTGGATGATGGGCTTCAAGCAGAACGGCCACCGGACGCAGATAGGCAAGTTCCTCGACTTCGCCTACAAGGACGACAACGTGACGGCCTTCGCCGACCAGTACGACCTGCTCCCCGTGACCAGCAGCGCGTCCGCCGCGATGGAGGCCGACAGCAAGCACAAGTCGCTCCACGCGTTCCTGACGGCGCTGCCGAACTCGCAGCTGCCCCCCTTCGGCAAGACGTCGTGGGCGCAGGTCAGCGAGACGGTCAAGGAGAGGATCGGCTCCGCGGTCGAGCCCGGCGGCAACCCGGAGGGCGTGCTCGTGGAGATCGCGGCCAAGGCCCGGCAGGCGGAGAGCGCGGAGTAG
- a CDS encoding 1-phosphofructokinase family hexose kinase, whose protein sequence is MILTVTLNTALDLTYAVPALVPHRSHRVHDVTERPGGKGVNVARVLAALGHDTVVTGFAGGATGAVVRELLGSLPHRPTDALVTVAGNTRRTLAVVDRSTGDTTQLNEPGPHIGADEWAAFLGTFGELLPGASAVALCGSLPPGIHVGAYAELVRLARSAGVPVLLDTDGEPLRRGIAARPDLVKPNADELARLTGAREPLRATRDARRRGARSVVASLGADGLLAVTPDGTWKAAPPSPVRGNPTGAGDSAVAGLLSALAEGLDWRDRLARAVALSTATVLAPAAGEFDRAAYEDLLGRVTVEEHAPAA, encoded by the coding sequence GTGATACTGACCGTCACGCTGAACACGGCACTCGACCTGACCTATGCCGTCCCCGCACTGGTCCCGCACCGCAGCCACCGCGTCCACGACGTGACCGAACGCCCCGGCGGCAAGGGCGTCAACGTGGCCAGGGTGCTCGCCGCGCTCGGCCACGACACCGTGGTCACCGGCTTCGCCGGCGGCGCCACCGGGGCCGTCGTGCGCGAACTCCTCGGCTCGCTCCCCCACCGCCCCACGGACGCCCTGGTGACCGTCGCGGGGAACACCCGCCGCACCCTCGCGGTCGTCGACCGCTCCACCGGCGACACCACCCAGCTCAACGAGCCGGGCCCGCACATAGGCGCGGACGAATGGGCGGCCTTCCTCGGGACCTTCGGGGAACTGCTCCCCGGCGCCTCGGCGGTCGCCCTCTGCGGCAGCCTGCCGCCCGGCATCCACGTCGGCGCGTACGCGGAGCTGGTCCGCCTCGCCCGCTCGGCCGGCGTACCCGTACTCCTGGACACCGACGGCGAGCCCCTGCGCCGTGGCATCGCCGCCCGCCCCGACCTCGTCAAGCCGAACGCCGACGAACTCGCCCGGCTCACCGGCGCCCGCGAACCCCTGCGCGCCACCCGCGACGCCCGACGCCGGGGCGCGCGCAGCGTCGTCGCCTCGCTCGGCGCCGACGGGCTCCTCGCCGTCACCCCGGACGGCACCTGGAAGGCCGCGCCGCCCTCTCCCGTGCGGGGCAACCCGACGGGCGCCGGGGACTCCGCGGTGGCCGGGCTGCTCTCCGCCCTGGCCGAGGGCCTGGACTGGCGGGACCGGCTGGCGCGCGCGGTGGCCCTGTCGACGGCGACCGTGCTGGCGCCCGCCGCCGGGGAGTTCGACCGCGCGGCCTACGAGGACCTGCTGGGGCGCGTCACCGTCGAGGAGCACGCACCAGCCGCCTGA
- the otsB gene encoding trehalose-phosphatase produces the protein MGNPAHPLPSPSTQAGREGLAALLARPGRAVVALDFDGTLADIVPDPEQSRADPRVVPALSALAPRVAAVAVITGRPAYTAVRYGGFAGARGLDRLVVLGHYGAERWDAATGSAHAPAQDPGVEAVRAELPAVLAEAGADSGTWIEEKGRAVAVHTRRAADPQAAFEALRAPLAGLAARHGLIVEPGRLVLELRPSGMDKGVALEGYVKEVGAEAVLYAGDDLGDLAAYAAVEKLRTEGVAGLLVCSGTEVPELAERADLVLPGPAAVADLLHSLAQHLTQG, from the coding sequence ATGGGCAACCCGGCACACCCCCTCCCGTCCCCGTCCACCCAGGCCGGCCGCGAAGGCCTCGCCGCACTCCTCGCCCGCCCCGGCCGCGCGGTGGTCGCGCTGGACTTCGACGGCACGCTCGCCGACATCGTCCCGGACCCGGAGCAGTCGCGCGCCGACCCCCGGGTGGTTCCGGCCCTCTCCGCGCTCGCCCCCCGGGTCGCCGCGGTCGCCGTGATCACCGGCCGGCCGGCCTACACCGCCGTGCGGTACGGCGGCTTCGCCGGGGCGCGTGGCCTGGACCGCCTCGTCGTCCTCGGGCACTACGGCGCCGAACGCTGGGACGCCGCCACCGGGTCCGCCCACGCCCCCGCCCAGGACCCCGGCGTCGAAGCCGTCCGGGCGGAGCTCCCCGCCGTGCTGGCGGAGGCGGGCGCCGACAGCGGCACCTGGATCGAGGAGAAGGGCCGCGCGGTCGCCGTGCACACCCGCCGCGCCGCCGACCCGCAGGCCGCCTTCGAGGCCCTGCGCGCCCCGCTGGCCGGCCTCGCCGCGCGCCACGGCCTGATCGTCGAACCGGGTCGGCTGGTCCTGGAGCTGCGCCCGTCCGGCATGGACAAGGGCGTGGCGCTGGAGGGCTACGTGAAGGAGGTCGGCGCCGAGGCGGTGCTGTACGCCGGTGACGACCTCGGCGACCTCGCCGCGTACGCCGCCGTCGAGAAGCTCCGCACCGAGGGCGTCGCGGGCCTGCTCGTCTGCAGCGGCACCGAGGTCCCCGAACTCGCCGAGCGCGCCGACCTGGTGCTCCCGGGCCCGGCAGCGGTGGCGGACCTGCTCCACTCCCTCGCCCAGCACCTCACCCAGGGCTAG
- a CDS encoding carbohydrate-binding protein codes for MTAGNNGASKPEDDDPFGYLYEDGRAAGAQPPGQSGYGYPGPAAQPGVPRTSYNQVRTVGERQYGQVPQQAYGQQAPPQYGQQPQQYGRPNPQYAAPETYPGGAVTAQHGSVPGGGGRNGGPGRGGPNTKALLIAAVAVVAVVLIGIGAALMTGDDSDGKKDEAGSSAGPADEVQESPKPEKSTKPSKKPVDLPEQDAATLTLGGTASLDNTVKGAKSANGQYISLNEVGRSATWTVDVPRSGAYTLFVTYGVPGRDAKTSLTVNAEAPRSINMTNFAHAAEGDLEKGWTRTFAYVQLEKGSNTLMLSCNEGDSCDANLDQLSLKSGHVKD; via the coding sequence ATGACGGCCGGAAACAACGGCGCGAGCAAGCCCGAGGACGACGATCCGTTCGGCTATCTGTACGAGGACGGGCGGGCGGCAGGCGCACAGCCGCCCGGGCAGAGTGGTTACGGCTACCCCGGTCCGGCCGCGCAGCCCGGTGTGCCCAGGACGTCGTACAACCAGGTGCGGACGGTCGGCGAGCGCCAGTACGGGCAGGTCCCGCAGCAGGCCTACGGGCAGCAGGCCCCGCCGCAGTACGGCCAGCAGCCCCAGCAGTACGGCCGGCCGAACCCGCAGTACGCGGCCCCGGAGACCTACCCCGGCGGCGCGGTGACCGCGCAGCACGGGTCGGTGCCGGGCGGCGGCGGCCGGAACGGCGGTCCCGGCCGTGGCGGACCCAACACGAAGGCGCTGCTGATCGCGGCGGTCGCCGTGGTCGCGGTCGTACTCATCGGCATCGGCGCCGCCCTGATGACGGGTGACGACAGCGACGGCAAGAAGGACGAGGCCGGTTCGTCGGCGGGTCCGGCCGACGAGGTCCAGGAGTCCCCGAAGCCGGAGAAGTCCACGAAGCCGTCGAAGAAGCCCGTCGACCTGCCCGAGCAGGACGCGGCGACGCTGACGCTCGGCGGTACGGCCTCGCTGGACAACACGGTCAAGGGCGCCAAGAGCGCCAACGGCCAGTACATCAGCCTCAACGAGGTCGGCCGGTCGGCGACCTGGACGGTCGACGTGCCCCGCAGCGGCGCGTACACGCTGTTCGTGACGTACGGCGTGCCGGGCAGGGACGCCAAGACGTCCCTGACCGTCAACGCCGAGGCGCCCCGGTCCATCAACATGACGAACTTTGCGCACGCCGCGGAGGGTGATCTGGAGAAGGGCTGGACCAGGACGTTCGCGTACGTCCAGCTCGAGAAGGGGTCGAACACGCTGATGCTCTCGTGCAACGAGGGCGACTCGTGCGACGCCAACCTCGACCAGCTGTCGCTGAAGTCGGGTCACGTCAAGGACTAG
- a CDS encoding DUF3263 domain-containing protein → MTAGPPDPADPTAPLSGQDRAVLALERRSWAGPGAKERAIREELGISPVRYYQLLNALLDDRRALEEDPVTVNRLRRVREARRGRR, encoded by the coding sequence ATGACCGCCGGCCCGCCCGACCCCGCTGACCCCACCGCCCCGCTCTCCGGCCAGGACCGTGCGGTCCTGGCCCTGGAGCGGCGCTCCTGGGCGGGCCCCGGCGCCAAGGAGCGGGCGATCCGGGAGGAGCTGGGCATCTCACCGGTCCGCTACTACCAGCTGCTCAACGCACTCCTGGACGACCGCCGCGCGCTGGAGGAGGACCCGGTCACGGTCAACCGCCTGCGCCGGGTCCGCGAAGCGAGGCGCGGCCGCCGCTGA
- the nagA gene encoding N-acetylglucosamine-6-phosphate deacetylase yields the protein MAGRADSTVLAGARVVLPTGTVENGRVIVEGTRIAGSTPEGARTVDLSGHWVVPGFVDMHNHGGGGASFATGTAEDVLAGVRTHREHGTTTVVASTVTGEMDFLARQAGILSELVEQGELAGIHFEGPFISPCRKGAHSEGLLRDPDPAEVRKLLDAARGSARMVTLATELPGGIESVRLLAEHGVIAAVGHTDATYEQTVEAIDAGATVATHLFNAMPALGHRAPGPIAALLEDERVTVELINDGTHLHHAALELAYHHAGADRVALITDAMDAAGAGDGHYELGPLAVEVKDGVARLVEGGSIAGSTLTLDTAFRRSVTIDRIPVDDVVRSISANPARLLGLYDRVGSLDPGKDADLVVLDADFGLKGVMRRGEWIVKPAAV from the coding sequence ATGGCCGGACGCGCAGACAGCACGGTTCTCGCAGGTGCCCGGGTGGTGCTTCCCACCGGGACCGTCGAGAACGGCCGGGTGATCGTCGAGGGCACCCGGATCGCCGGCAGCACGCCGGAGGGCGCCCGGACCGTCGACCTCTCGGGCCACTGGGTGGTCCCCGGATTCGTGGACATGCACAACCACGGCGGCGGCGGCGCGTCCTTCGCCACCGGCACCGCCGAGGACGTCCTGGCCGGAGTACGGACGCACCGCGAGCACGGCACGACGACCGTCGTCGCCTCCACCGTCACCGGCGAGATGGACTTCCTGGCCCGACAGGCGGGGATCCTCTCCGAGCTGGTCGAACAGGGCGAGCTCGCCGGGATCCACTTCGAGGGCCCCTTCATCTCCCCGTGCCGCAAGGGCGCCCACAGCGAGGGGCTGCTCCGCGACCCCGACCCCGCCGAGGTCCGCAAGCTCCTCGACGCGGCGCGCGGCAGCGCCAGGATGGTCACCCTCGCCACCGAACTCCCGGGCGGCATCGAGTCCGTACGGCTGCTCGCCGAGCACGGAGTGATCGCCGCCGTCGGCCACACGGATGCGACGTACGAGCAGACCGTCGAGGCGATCGACGCGGGCGCCACCGTCGCCACGCACCTCTTCAACGCGATGCCCGCCCTCGGCCACCGCGCCCCGGGCCCCATCGCGGCGCTCCTGGAGGACGAGCGCGTCACCGTCGAGCTGATCAACGACGGCACGCACCTGCACCACGCCGCCCTGGAACTCGCCTACCACCACGCGGGCGCCGACCGGGTCGCGCTGATCACCGACGCCATGGACGCGGCCGGTGCCGGCGACGGCCACTACGAGCTCGGACCGCTCGCGGTCGAGGTCAAGGACGGCGTCGCGCGTCTGGTCGAGGGCGGCTCGATCGCGGGCTCCACCCTCACCCTGGACACCGCGTTCCGCAGGTCCGTGACGATCGACAGGATCCCCGTCGACGACGTCGTCCGGTCCATCTCCGCCAACCCGGCCCGGCTCCTCGGCCTGTACGACAGGGTCGGCTCGCTCGACCCGGGCAAGGACGCCGACCTGGTGGTCCTCGACGCGGACTTCGGGCTCAAGGGCGTCATGCGCCGGGGCGAGTGGATCGTGAAGCCCGCCGCCGTCTGA
- a CDS encoding alpha,alpha-trehalose-phosphate synthase (UDP-forming), whose product MVSEHAAQVLVASNRGPVSYARREDGTLDSKRGGGGLVSGLSAVDDKLWVCAALSDGDREAVRRGVSEPGVRMLDIDAEVHADAYNGIANSVLWFVHHMIYQTPVEPVFDAEFRRQWASYEAYNRAFAEALAEEAAEGAAVLVQDYHLSLVPGILRELRPDLRIGHFSHTPWAPVDYFRLLPDDIGEQLLKGILGADRAAFLTRRWADAFISCCTEILGGTGHTRIGVHGLGADADFLRRRSREDDVDERMEILRGQVGADRRTIVRVDRTELSKNIVRGLHAYRALLEERPEWRERVVHVAFAYPSRQDLSVYRDYTAEVQRVADSINAEYGTKGWTPVLLHVDDDFARSLAAYRLADVALVNPIRDGMNLVAKEVPVVSDHGVALVLSREAGAYEELGEDAIVVNPYDVSATAAALHEALTMDADERGARTKRLAAAATALPPQQWFLDQLDALRDAPSPG is encoded by the coding sequence ATGGTCTCCGAGCACGCTGCCCAGGTCCTCGTCGCGTCCAATCGCGGCCCGGTGTCGTACGCACGGCGGGAGGACGGCACGCTCGACTCGAAACGGGGCGGGGGCGGGCTGGTCTCCGGCCTCAGCGCCGTCGACGACAAGCTGTGGGTGTGCGCCGCCCTCAGCGACGGCGACCGCGAGGCGGTGCGGCGCGGGGTGTCCGAGCCCGGCGTCCGGATGCTCGACATCGACGCGGAGGTCCACGCGGACGCGTACAACGGCATCGCGAACTCGGTGCTCTGGTTCGTCCACCACATGATCTACCAGACGCCGGTGGAGCCCGTCTTCGACGCGGAGTTCCGCCGCCAGTGGGCCTCCTACGAGGCGTACAACCGGGCCTTCGCCGAGGCGCTCGCCGAGGAGGCGGCCGAGGGCGCCGCCGTCCTCGTGCAGGACTACCACCTCTCGCTGGTCCCCGGCATCCTGCGCGAGCTCCGCCCCGACCTGCGGATCGGCCACTTCTCGCACACCCCCTGGGCGCCCGTCGACTACTTCCGGCTGCTTCCCGACGACATCGGCGAGCAGCTGCTCAAGGGCATCCTGGGTGCCGACCGCGCCGCGTTCCTGACCCGCCGCTGGGCCGACGCCTTCATCAGCTGCTGCACGGAGATCCTCGGCGGCACCGGCCACACCCGGATCGGGGTGCACGGACTGGGCGCCGACGCGGACTTCCTGCGCCGCCGCTCCCGCGAGGACGACGTGGACGAGCGCATGGAGATCCTCCGGGGCCAGGTGGGCGCGGACCGGCGCACGATCGTGCGGGTGGACCGCACCGAGCTCTCCAAGAACATCGTCCGCGGTCTGCACGCCTACCGGGCCCTCCTGGAGGAGCGCCCCGAGTGGCGCGAGCGCGTGGTGCACGTCGCCTTCGCCTACCCCTCACGGCAGGACCTCTCGGTCTACCGCGACTACACGGCCGAGGTCCAGCGGGTCGCCGACAGCATCAACGCGGAGTACGGCACGAAGGGCTGGACCCCGGTCCTGCTCCACGTCGACGACGACTTCGCCCGCTCCCTGGCGGCGTACCGGCTGGCGGACGTGGCGCTGGTCAACCCGATCCGCGACGGCATGAACCTGGTCGCCAAGGAGGTCCCGGTCGTCTCCGACCACGGCGTCGCGCTCGTGCTGTCCCGCGAGGCGGGGGCCTACGAGGAGCTGGGCGAGGACGCGATCGTGGTCAACCCGTACGACGTGTCGGCCACGGCGGCGGCGCTGCACGAGGCGCTGACGATGGACGCCGACGAGCGGGGCGCCCGCACGAAGCGCCTGGCCGCCGCCGCGACGGCGCTCCCGCCGCAGCAGTGGTTCCTGGACCAGCTGGACGCGCTGCGGGACGCCCCTAGCCCTGGGTGA
- a CDS encoding flavin reductase family protein has protein sequence MSNDEFRAALSRLAAGVVLITAQEPPLDEHGRGEDVGMTATAFMSVSLDPPLVMVSLRNDSRMDDLLAEQPLWAVSVLTESQRTIAGRFAMKGRISDRLLFEDIPYLRGEITGAPLVGGALTTLECRTEQRVLAGDHTLVIGRVLTATLPSADGEPLTYYKGRYRQLG, from the coding sequence GTGAGCAACGACGAATTCCGCGCCGCCCTGTCCCGCCTGGCCGCGGGCGTGGTGCTGATCACCGCCCAGGAGCCCCCGCTCGACGAGCACGGGCGGGGCGAGGACGTCGGGATGACGGCGACCGCCTTCATGTCCGTCTCGCTGGACCCCCCGCTGGTCATGGTGAGCCTGCGCAACGACTCCCGGATGGACGACCTGCTGGCCGAGCAGCCGCTGTGGGCGGTCTCGGTGCTGACGGAGAGTCAGCGCACCATCGCCGGGCGGTTCGCCATGAAGGGCCGGATCAGCGACCGGCTGCTGTTCGAGGACATCCCCTACCTGCGGGGCGAGATCACCGGCGCACCCCTGGTGGGCGGCGCGCTGACCACCCTGGAGTGCCGGACCGAGCAGCGCGTCCTGGCCGGGGACCACACGCTGGTGATCGGCCGGGTCCTGACGGCGACCCTGCCCAGCGCGGACGGCGAGCCGCTGACGTACTACAAGGGGCGCTACCGGCAGTTGGGCTGA
- the arfB gene encoding alternative ribosome rescue aminoacyl-tRNA hydrolase ArfB has product MGVMSGPYVIRGSVSLPEAELMWRFSRSSGPGGQHVNTSDSQVELRFDLAATESLPEVWKARALERLASRLVGGVVSVRASEHRSQWRNRETAAVRLAALLAEATAPPPKPRLKKKIPRGINERRLREKKQRGDTKRGRSGRDW; this is encoded by the coding sequence ATGGGTGTCATGTCCGGGCCCTATGTCATCCGCGGTTCGGTCTCCCTGCCGGAGGCCGAGCTCATGTGGCGTTTCTCGCGGTCCTCCGGGCCGGGCGGGCAGCACGTCAACACGAGCGACTCCCAGGTGGAGCTCCGCTTCGACCTCGCGGCGACCGAGTCCCTGCCCGAGGTGTGGAAGGCCAGGGCCCTGGAGCGGCTGGCGAGCCGGCTGGTCGGCGGTGTGGTGTCCGTGCGCGCGTCGGAGCACCGCTCCCAGTGGCGCAACCGCGAGACGGCCGCCGTGCGGCTCGCCGCACTGCTGGCGGAGGCCACGGCGCCGCCTCCCAAGCCGCGCCTGAAGAAGAAGATCCCGCGCGGCATCAACGAGCGGCGCCTGCGGGAGAAGAAGCAGCGCGGCGACACGAAGCGCGGGCGCTCGGGACGCGACTGGTAG
- a CDS encoding ROK family protein, whose product MRHVIALDVGGTGMKAALVGADGTLLHEARRATGRDRGAEAVVETILGFAADLYAYGEEHLGEGAVAAGVAVPGIIDAERGIAVYAANLGWRDVPLRKLLGERLGGIPVALGHDVRTGGLAEGRIGAGRGADRFLFVPLGTGIAGAIGIAGTIEAGAHGYAGEIGHVVVRPDGPDCGCGQRGCLETLASASAVSRAWATASGDPDADAADCAKAVASGDPAALRVWADAVDALAAGLVTALTLLDPRTLIIGGGLAEAGETLFTPLRAAVEERVTFQKLPHIVPAALGDTAGCLGAGLLAWDLLSTEVSA is encoded by the coding sequence GTGAGACACGTCATCGCCCTCGATGTGGGCGGCACAGGAATGAAGGCCGCTCTGGTCGGGGCCGACGGCACCCTGCTCCACGAGGCGCGCCGGGCCACCGGCAGGGACCGCGGCGCCGAGGCAGTCGTGGAGACGATCCTGGGCTTCGCCGCGGATCTGTACGCCTACGGCGAGGAGCACCTCGGCGAAGGCGCCGTGGCCGCCGGGGTCGCCGTGCCCGGCATCATCGACGCGGAACGCGGGATCGCCGTCTACGCCGCCAACCTGGGCTGGCGCGACGTGCCCCTGCGGAAGCTGCTCGGCGAACGGCTCGGCGGCATCCCCGTCGCGCTCGGCCACGACGTCAGGACCGGCGGCCTCGCCGAGGGACGGATCGGGGCCGGCCGGGGCGCGGACCGCTTCCTGTTCGTGCCCCTGGGCACCGGGATCGCCGGCGCCATAGGCATCGCGGGCACCATCGAGGCGGGCGCCCACGGCTACGCGGGCGAGATCGGCCACGTCGTGGTCCGGCCGGACGGCCCGGACTGCGGCTGCGGGCAGCGCGGCTGCCTGGAGACCCTCGCCTCGGCCTCCGCCGTCTCCCGGGCCTGGGCCACCGCGTCCGGCGACCCCGATGCGGACGCCGCGGACTGCGCGAAGGCCGTCGCCTCCGGCGACCCGGCCGCCCTGCGCGTCTGGGCGGACGCCGTCGACGCGCTCGCCGCGGGCCTGGTCACCGCCCTCACTCTGCTGGACCCCCGCACGCTCATCATCGGTGGCGGTCTTGCCGAGGCAGGGGAAACCTTGTTCACACCACTGCGTGCGGCTGTCGAGGAACGGGTCACGTTCCAGAAGCTGCCTCACATCGTCCCGGCGGCCCTCGGGGACACCGCCGGATGCCTGGGCGCAGGGCTGCTCGCCTGGGATCTACTCTCCACGGAGGTATCCGCCTGA
- the cdgB gene encoding diguanylate cyclase CdgB encodes MEAESEPYVRLATMRQLHQAVADLNTARSLADTLQSVADGIVTGLGYELGCVNVVRPDGDLVVAAFAGNSAAESLITGRVGSRGSWERRLSMGEAWDELRFIPHTEGWVLLDDDVPQWHTEGPEPRFEDEWHPLDRLYAPMYASGGGLDLLGVISVDRPRNGRRPGAWGREALQMYASQAAIAISNARLRANMQRALVRLEREQQALRASEESFRQAFEYAPSGMAIAEMGGDQHGRLLRTNDALCRLLGRPASVLRRYSFADLVHPEDIGTLLRTSAEGGRAELRLGRRDGTYLWVSLRNSVVADTTDGPRFLLTHVEDIEERKRNELNLAHRASHDALTGLPNSAELRSRLGARLCERPHSVTSSAIEALDAAYGDVESAVHGYRADGYEGEVAPGVGPYDHHVHVVAPDPDRDDGTKGLAVLFCDLDGFKSINDRFGHHAGDAVLIEVARRLTTCVRDGDTVARLGGDEFVVLADGLGAADAADLAVRLRNAIIPPIRVDGRAVRVGASFGIGWAECGMTEEEVLHSADQRMYVEKRSRSKVHRRAG; translated from the coding sequence ATGGAGGCCGAGTCGGAGCCGTACGTCCGTCTTGCGACCATGCGGCAGCTGCACCAGGCCGTCGCTGATCTCAACACGGCACGGAGCCTGGCGGACACGCTGCAGTCCGTGGCCGACGGCATCGTCACCGGCCTCGGCTACGAGCTGGGCTGCGTGAACGTCGTCCGCCCCGACGGTGACCTCGTGGTCGCCGCGTTCGCCGGCAACAGCGCCGCGGAATCCCTGATCACCGGCCGTGTCGGCTCCCGTGGGTCCTGGGAGCGCAGGCTCTCGATGGGCGAGGCGTGGGACGAGCTCCGGTTCATACCCCACACCGAGGGCTGGGTGCTCCTCGACGACGACGTCCCCCAGTGGCACACCGAGGGCCCGGAGCCCCGCTTCGAGGACGAATGGCACCCCCTGGACCGCCTCTATGCCCCCATGTACGCCTCCGGTGGAGGTCTGGACCTCCTGGGGGTCATATCGGTCGACAGGCCGCGCAACGGCCGCCGCCCCGGCGCCTGGGGCCGTGAGGCCCTCCAGATGTACGCCTCCCAGGCGGCCATTGCGATCAGTAACGCTCGCCTCCGAGCAAACATGCAGCGTGCACTGGTGAGGCTGGAGCGCGAACAGCAGGCGCTGCGGGCCAGTGAGGAATCCTTCCGCCAGGCCTTCGAGTACGCCCCCAGCGGCATGGCCATCGCCGAGATGGGCGGCGACCAGCACGGCAGGCTGCTGCGCACCAACGACGCGCTCTGCCGGCTCCTGGGGCGCCCCGCCTCCGTCCTGCGCCGCTACTCGTTCGCCGACCTCGTCCACCCCGAGGACATCGGCACCCTGCTCCGCACCTCCGCCGAGGGGGGACGCGCGGAGCTGCGGCTCGGGCGCCGGGACGGCACGTACCTCTGGGTCTCGCTGCGCAACTCCGTCGTCGCCGACACCACCGACGGCCCGCGCTTCCTGCTCACCCACGTCGAGGACATCGAGGAGCGCAAGCGCAACGAGCTGAACCTCGCGCACCGTGCCTCGCACGACGCGCTCACCGGCCTGCCCAACAGTGCCGAGCTGCGTTCCCGGCTCGGCGCGCGGCTGTGTGAGAGGCCTCACTCCGTCACCTCCTCCGCGATCGAGGCGCTGGACGCGGCGTACGGGGACGTCGAGAGCGCGGTGCACGGCTACCGGGCGGACGGCTACGAGGGCGAGGTCGCGCCGGGCGTCGGCCCCTACGACCACCATGTGCACGTCGTGGCTCCCGACCCGGACCGCGACGACGGGACGAAGGGGCTCGCGGTGCTCTTCTGCGACCTCGACGGCTTCAAGTCCATCAATGACCGCTTCGGGCACCACGCGGGTGACGCGGTTCTCATCGAGGTCGCCAGGCGGCTCACGACCTGCGTACGGGACGGTGACACGGTCGCGCGGCTCGGGGGTGACGAATTCGTCGTCCTCGCGGACGGCCTCGGGGCGGCAGATGCCGCGGATCTGGCCGTACGCTTGCGTAACGCCATCATTCCGCCCATCCGGGTGGACGGCCGGGCAGTCAGGGTCGGGGCGAGTTTCGGTATCGGCTGGGCCGAGTGCGGCATGACCGAGGAAGAGGTCCTGCACTCCGCCGACCAGCGGATGTACGTGGAGAAGCGGTCCCGGTCGAAGGTTCACCGCAGAGCCGGCTGA